From the Rattus norvegicus strain BN/NHsdMcwi chromosome Y, GRCr8, whole genome shotgun sequence genome, one window contains:
- the Kdm5dl1 gene encoding lysine-specific demethylase 5D-like: MDSYVCRICSRGDEDDRFLLCVGCNDNYHIFCLLPPLSEVPKGVWRCPKCILAECKRPLEAFGFEQATQEYTLQSFGEMADSFKADYFNMPVHMVPTEVVEKEFWRLVSSIEEDVTVEYGADIHSKEFGSGFPVNNSKWTLSPEEKVICLISTLPVSFI, translated from the exons ATGGATTCATATGTTTGCCGAATATGCTCTCGTGGGGATGAAGATGATAGATTTCTGCTCTGTGTTGGGTGCAACGACAATTACCATATCTTTTGCCTATTGCCACCGCTTTCTGAAGTCCCCAAGGGGGTATGGAGGTGCCCAAAGTGTATCTTAGCG gaatGTAAGCGTCCCCTGGAAGCTTTTGGCTTTGAGCAAGCTACACAGGAGTATACGTTGCAGAGTTTTGGTGAGATGGCTGATTCCTTCAAGGCTGACTACTTCAACATGCCTGTACAT ATGGTACCTACAGAAGTTGTGGAAAAGGAATTCTGGAGGCTGGTGAGCAGCATTGAGGAGGATGTGACAGTTGAGTATGGAGCAGACATTCACTCCAAAGAATTTGGCAGTGGGTTTCCTGTCAACAATAGCAAATGGACCTTATCTCCTGAAGAAAAGGTAATTTGCCTAATATCTACTTTGCCCGTTTCATTCATATGA